The following coding sequences are from one Humulus lupulus chromosome X, drHumLupu1.1, whole genome shotgun sequence window:
- the LOC133805695 gene encoding uncharacterized protein LOC133805695 — protein sequence MGFGTNRWVEVRIDRALSSHSWLHMFPMAKLFNLELSTSDHSPLLLEPRFTQSSPLEKKFHFENAWLREPVFQQIVSDVWDSCTNRDIQGKLAYCGQVLGNWGKEVTGNFNQRINLCKKNLRRLKGRRDVGAVQRYKEEQQKLYEALTQKEIFWSQRSKQLWLKEGDQNTMFFHASASARHRKNHISRLRNASGEWVEWNSGLADTISNYFTGLFTARHMDWSAITNCIQPSNTDQQNMELLKPVEEEELKAALFQIHPDKSPGPDGMTSAFYQKFWRIVGCDVVSFVRNFFNMVTLPDGINDTNVVLIPKKKNPEQLSDLRPISLCNVLYKVASKVLANRLKQVLNQVISDSQSAFIPGRLITDNIIVSFEVLHYLKRKRSGNDGYMALKLDMSKAYDRVEWPYLKFILSQMGFSEKWINLIDCCLSTVRYRVVCGNREVGPISPDGSYLYCKATEREAGNVLNLLRIFERVSGQQVNLAKSSVFFSSNTRFDVRQQVCLMMGIQEADAYSKEVLLKTVVQALPNYAMNVFLLPLEVCKDVEGMMSKFWWGSSSTAWRGKQGWRLLVRDNSLVGKVFKARYYPRGSFLSASLGSNPSFIWPSILESQNLVAKGARWSIGSSKRISILHDPWLPDESSPCVIPDHPGLIDKKVCSLVRVDRKEWDLEVISDMFVRRDIDLILSIPLSDDFDGDAWQWSKETSGSYSVRSAYKLIQETNGRWAVSDSLGFWRKLWNLKIPPKDKNILWRATVGCLPTSMQLHSRHVDVPLLCFVCNSRMESILHALVTCNFARGCWARAKVGVLAGPFTEFGDWLEEVFSKGNFEITAEARVLCWEMWKARNNLVWNQKRSSVEERQGDGNEHWNLPRYEIIKVNVDAAIFAPEGNFGVGCVARDSEGHLIEAFSSLKVGRVKPLEAEALA from the exons ATGGGTTTTGGTACAAACAGATGGGTTGAGGTCCGTATAGACAGAGCTCTTTCTTCTCATAGTTGGTTACACATGTTCCCAATGGCAAAGCTTTTCAATCTAGAATTGTCTACTTCTGATCATTCCCCTCTGTTGTTGGAGCCAAGATTCACTCAATCTAGCCCTTTAGAGAAGAAGTTTCATTTTGAAAATGCTTGGTTGAGAGAGCCGGTTTTCCAGCAAATTGTTAGTGATGTTTGGGATAGTTGTACCAATAGGGATATTCAAGGTAAGCTGGCTTACTGTGGTCAGGTGTTGGGAAATTGGGGGAAAGAAGTTACTGGAAACTTTAATCAAAGAATTAATTTGTGTAAGAAGAATCTCAGACGGCTAAAAGGTAGAAGAGATGTTGGGGCAGTACAAAGATATAAGGAGGAGCAACAGAAATTATATGAAGCTCTTACTCAAAAAGAGATCTTCTGGAGTCAAAGATCAAAGCAACTTTGGTTAAAAGAAGGAGATCAAAATACCATGTTTTTCCATGCTTCAGCAAGTGCAAGACATAGGAAGAATCACATTTCTAGATTGAGGAATGCCTCTGGTGAGTGGGTAGAGTGGAACTCGGGCCTAGCTGATACTATTAGCAATTATTTCACTGGATTGTTCACTGCCAGGCACATGGATTGGAGTGCGATTACTAATTGTATTCAGCCTAGTAACACTGATCAACAAAATATGGAGCTTTTGAAACCAGTGGAAGAAGAAGAACTGAAAGCTGCTCTATTTCAGATACACCCTGACAAGTCACCTGGGCCAGATGGAATGACCTCAGCATTTTACCAGAAATTTTGGAGAATAGTGGGTTGTGATGTGGTGAGTTTTGTCAGGAATTTTTTTAATATGGTGACTCTTCCTGATGGGATCAATGATACAAATGTGGTTCTTATTCCAAAAAAGAAGAATCCAGAACAGTTGAGTGATCTGAGACCGATATCTCTGTGCAATGTCCTGTATAAAGTGGCTTCTAAGGTTCTTGCTAATCGGTTGAAACAAGTTCTGAATCAGGTTATATCTGACTCCCAGAGCGCTTTTATCCCTGGCCGTCTAATAACAGATAATATCATAGTCTCGTTTGAAGTTTTGCACTATCTTAAGAGGAAGCGAAGCGGCAATGATGGGTATATGGCTCTGAAGCTTGATATGAGTAAGGCGTACGATCGTGTTGAGTGGCCTTATTTGAAATTTATTCTCTCCCAGATGGGCTTCTCTGAGAAATGGATTAATCTTATTGATTGCTGCTTATCAACTGTACGTTATAGGGTGGTTTGTGGGAATAGAGAAGTGGGACCTATTTCTCCAG ATGGCAGCTACTTGTATTGTAAGGCTACTGAACGTGAGGCAGGGAATGTCTTGAATCTTCTGAGGATTTTTGAAAGGGTTTCAGGGCAGCAAGTTAATCTAGCTAAATCTTCAGTTTTCTTTAGCTCAAATACTAGATTTGATGTGCGCCAACAAGTTTGCTTAATGATGGGGATTCAGGAGGCCGATGCATACA GCAAGGAGGTCTTGTTGAAGACTGTTGTTCAAGCTCTTCCAAATTACGCTATGAATGTATTTCTTCTCCCTTTAGAGGTGTGTAAGGATGTGGAGGGAATGATGAGTAAATTTTGGTGGGGTTCATCATCTACCGCGTGGAGAG GGAAACAAGGTTGGAGATTGTTAGTAAGAGACAACTCGCTTGTTGGCAAGGTGTTCAAGGCTCGTTATTATCCTAGAGGGTCCTTCCTTAGTGCTTCTTTGGGGTCTAATCCGAGTTTCATTTGGCCGAGCATTTTGGAGTCCCAGAACTTAGTGGCTAAGGGCGCTCGATGGAGTATAGGAAGCAGTAAACGTATTTCAATTCTGCATGATCCTTGGCTACCAGACGAGAGTAGTCCGTGTGTTATTCCTGATCATCCTGGATTAATTGATAAAAAAGTGTGCAGTTTAGTCAGAGTTGATAGaaaagaatgggatttggaagtcATTTCTGACATGTTCGTGAGGAGGGATATTGATCTGATTTTAAGCATTCCTCTGAGTGATGATTTTGACGGGGATGCTTGGCAATGGTCAAAGGAAACGTCTGGAAGCTATTCTGTCCGTTCTGCTTATAAGCTGATTCAAGAGACTAATGGTAGATGGGCAGTTTCTGACAGTTTAGGATTTTGGAGGAAGTTATGGAATTTGAAGATTCCACCAAAGGATAAAAATATTCTGTGGCGTGCGACAGTTGGGTGCCTTCCAACTAGTATGCAACTGCATTCTCGACATGTGGATGTGCCGCTTCTTTGTTTTGTCTGTAACTCTAGGATGGAATCTATTCTACATGCTTTGGTGACTTGTAATTTTGCTCGTGGCTGTTGGGCTAGAGCTAAGGTAGGGGTCCTAGCAGGTCCATTCACTGAGTTTGGTGATTGGTTGGAAGAGGTGTTCTCCAAAGGCAATTTTGAGATCACCGCAGAAGCAAGAGTTTTATGTTGGGAGATGTGGAAGGCTAGGAACAATTTAGTTTGGAACCAGAAGAGATCTTCAGTTGAAGAG CGGCAAGGTGATGGAAATGAGCACTGGAATTTACCCCGTTATGAGATTATCAAGGTGAATGTTGATGCAGCTATTTTTGCTCCTGAAGGAAATTTTGGTGTTGGTTGTGTGGCGAGAGATTCTGAGGGGCATCTTATTGAAGCTTTCTCGTCCTTGAAGGTTGGTAGAGTAAAGCCTTTAGAAGCCGAGGCTTTAGCCTGA
- the LOC133807302 gene encoding uncharacterized protein LOC133807302, with amino-acid sequence MAKGLIWATAEDLARNKGRVLSLYRQILRSLNSPELPLTWAARLSKKAEARSIFLVASEERSLHNIADLIDVAEHTLSLLRKGQIPKLPLI; translated from the coding sequence ATGGCGAAAGGTTTGATATGGGCGACAGCGGAGGATTTGGCTCGGAATAAGGGACGTGTTCTGTCTCTCTATCGTCAAATATTGCGGAGCCTCAATTCGCCGGAGCTGCCGCTTACTTGGGCCGCACGGCTGTCGAAGAAGGCGGAGGCTCGGTCCATCTTCTTAGTGGCTTCCGAAGAGCGATCCCTCCACAATATTGCCGATCTTATTGATGTAGCTGAGCACACTCTTTCTCTCCTAAGAAAAGGCCAAATTCCTAAACTCCCCCTGATATGA
- the LOC133805696 gene encoding uncharacterized protein LOC133805696: MSMKESEERYSMINLEEENEGGISYDSVENDGSGVDTRWCLVGHFLTKRIIDFQQMQHMMVAFWRPGRGMYVKELENNLYLFQFYHEVDIRRVIEGSPWTFDRMQLVFECLKEGDNPRQITLNRLDIWVQIHDLQPSLMSERVVKDVGNSVVTFVESDPNNFTGVRRVYLRVRVKLNNDIPIKRRMKIRKSGSDWFWVTFKYEYIPTFCFICGIIGHSKRFCDKLFDTPLEQIVKPYGAWMRVASRRQNKMIGSKWLRSGSSSQASFIDDGHSDGGNRGVNLNMEGGVMSGDLTRLDSRGTGRMEGSGNSGIAGGQNSFMEEENQRLRREGGTRLNQVEDEANIPNIELTINDPKRRRMIEGGVVGPNEDMEGVTGHESNGLSKNVQLAGPGLGARLSQ, translated from the coding sequence ATGTCTATGAAGGAGTCGGAGGAGAGGTACTCAATGATCAATTTGGAAGAGGAGAATGAGGGTGGGATATCTTATGACTCTGTTGAAAACGATGGATCAGGGGTGGATACAAGGTGGTGCCTTGTTGGCCATTTTTTAACAAAAAGAATTATTGATTTTCAACAAATGCAACATATGATGGTTGCGTTTTGGCGACCTGGAAGGGGTATGTATGTAAAGGAGTTGGAAAACAATCTCtatctatttcaattctatcatgAAGTTGACATAAGAAGGGTCATCGAAGGGAGCCCTTGGACGTTTGATAGGATGCAATTAGTTTTTGAATGTTTGAAGGAGGGAGATAATCCGAGGCAAATCACCTTGAACAGGCTTGACATTTGGGTCCAGATACATGATTTGCAACCAAGCCTCATGTCTGAAAGGGTTGTTAAGGATGTGGGGAATAGTGTGGTTACGTTTGTTGAATCTGATCCGAATAATTTTACAGGGGTCAGGAGGGTCTATCTTAGAGTGAGAGTTAAGCTTAATAATGATATTCCAATCAAAAGGAGAATGAAGATCCGTAAAAGTGGCAGTGACTGGTTTTGGGTCACTTTCAAGTACGAATACATACCCAcattttgttttatatgtgggATCATTGGTCACTCCAAGAGGTTTTGCGATAAGCTGTTTGACACTCCATTGGAGCAGATTGTGAAGCCATATGGGGCCTGGATGCGAGTAGCTTCTCGGCGACAGAACAAAATGATTGGATCTAAATGGCTGCGGTCGGGCTCTTCTTCTCAGGCGTCATTCATTGACGATGGTCATTCTGATGGTGGTAACAGAGGAGTAAATCTAAATATGGAAGGTGGTGTTATGAGTGGGGATTTGACCAGGCTAGATTCGCGAGGAACAGGAAGGATGGAAGGGAGCGGTAATAGTGGGATTGCTGGAGGTCAGAACTCATTTATGGAGGAGGAAAATCAACGATTGAGGAGGGAAGGTGGAACCCGTTTGAATCAGGTAGAAGATGAGGCAAATATTCCTAATATTGAGTTAACTATTAATGACCCTAAACGACGTCGTATGATTGAGGGAGGTGTTGTTGGGCCGAATGAGGATATGGAGGGTGTTACGGGCCACGAATCTAATGGGCTTTCAAAAAATGTGCAGCTAGCGGGTCCTGGGCTTGGGGCTCGCCTATCTCAATGA
- the LOC133804224 gene encoding pentatricopeptide repeat-containing protein At1g08070, chloroplastic-like, with protein MSTCMTSYWATTNYVNSRAFWFASGGPKSENLRNLRQLHAFVLKTTTFPLSLPTLELISSSRNLGYVCFILKHLENQDLGLDLCNDIVRRLSSSSANDNGNPLRAVVLFREMLVNGFRPDNYTVPYALKACSQSRALREGVQVQAYAVKTGLVYTNVYVKNTLIRLYAVCASVSSARKVFDESSLRDVVSWTTLIQCYVKNGFAREAILTFFEMCDAKLKADEKTVVIILSACSKLGDLKLGRKIHDYILDNGVPSDVYVGNALVDMYLKCGDADSAHKIFDEMPVKNVVSWNSLISGLAHQGEFKDAMDMFRKMQSIGVEPDDFTLVGVLNSCANLGLLELGKWVHEYIDKKQIEADGFIGNALVDMYAKCGSIDQAFKVFQGMKRRDVYSYTAIIVGLAMHGEAKRALDIFFDMPQRGIKPDEVTFIGVLTACSHAGLVVEGRKYFTDMSRVYNLRPQTEHYGCMVDLLGRAGLIEEAQELIGNMPMEPDAYIWGALLGACRIYGCVELGEDAMKKLLKVEPERDGAYVLMSNIYSSANKWRDAVKLRKEMKDKNMKKTPGCSSIELDGVVYEFRKGSKSHARSKEIYKLLEEIMSHIKNFDNLAR; from the coding sequence ATGTCGACTTGTATGACCAGCTACTGGGCAACCACAAATTACGTCAACTCCCGAGCATTTTGGTTCGCCAGCGGCGGACCCAAATCGGAAAACCTTAGAAATCTCCGGCAACTCCACGCCTTTGTACTCAAAACTACAACTTTCCCTCTCTCTCTGCCGACCCTTGAACTCATTTCTTCCTCTAGAAATCTGGGTTACGTATGTTTTATCTTAAAGCACTTGGAAAACCAGGACCTCGGCCTCGACCTATGCAATGACATCGTTCGGAGACTTTCTTCCAGCTCTGCCAACGACAATGGCAACCCACTTCGAGCTGTCGTTTTGTTTCGCGAGATGCTTGTCAATGGCTTCCGTCCTGATAACTATACGGTTCCTTATGCTCTCAAGGCCTGTTCCCAGTCTCGGGCGCTCAGAGAAGGTGTCCAGGTTCAAGCTTATGCTGTCAAGACTGGGCTGGTGTACACCAATGTGTACGTGAAGAACACTCTCATCAGGCTTTATGCTGTTTGTGCGTCTGTGAGTTCCGCCCGCAAGGTGTTTGACGAAAGTTCTCTGAGGGATGTGGTCTCTTGGACCACGCTCATTCAGTGTTACGTAAAGAATGGTTTTGCCAGGGAAGCTATTTTGACTTTCTTTGAGATGTGTGATGCCAAACTGAAAGCCGATGAGAAGACAGTGGTTATCATTCTCTCTGCTTGTTCGAAGCTTGGAGACTTAAAATTAGGTAGAAAAATACATGACTATATACTGGACAATGGGGTTCCCTCAGACGTGTACGTGGGCAATGCACTGGTTGATATGTATCTTAAGTGTGGTGATGCTGACTCCGCACACAAAATATTTGATGAAATGCCAGTCAAAAATGTAGTTTCTTGGAATTCTTTGATATCAGGATTGGCTCATCAAGGTGAATTCAAGGATGCAATGGATATGTTTCGGAAAATGCAAAGCATAGGGGTTGAGCCCGATGACTTTACGTTGGTGGGTGTTTTGAATTCCTGTGCAAATCTTGGATTGCTTGAGTTGGGGAAGTGGGTTCATGAATACATTGATAAAAAACAGATTGAGGCTGACGGGTTTATAGGGAATGCACTGGTGGATATGTATGCTAAATGTGGAAGCATAGACCAAGCCTTTAAAGTGTTCCAAGGCATGAAGCGTAGAGATGTGTATTCTTACACTGCCATCATTGTAGGCTTAGCTATGCATGGAGAAGCGAAAAGGGCACTGGATATATTCTTTGATATGCCTCAAAGAGGTATAAAACCAGATGAGGTGACATTTATAGGTGTTCTAACAGCTTGTAGTCATGCAGGTCTTGTGGTGGAAGGAAGAAAATACTTCACGGATATGTCACGTGTGTATAATCTTAGACCTCAAACAGAACACTATGGCTGCATGGTCGACCTTTTAGGTCGTGCTGGACTAATAGAGGAAGCACAGGAGCTTATTGGAAACATGCCAATGGAGCCTGATGCTTATATCTGGGGAGCCCTTTTGGGAGCTTGTAGGATCTATGGGTGTGTTGAACTTGGAGAAGATGCAATGAAAAAGTTACTGAAGGTGGAGCCAGAGAGAGATGGTGCATATGTACTTATGTCAAATATATATTCATCTGCAAATAAATGGAGGGATGCAGTGAAGTTAAGAAAGGAAATGAAAGACAAGAACATGAAGAAAACTCCAGGGTGTAGTTCGATTGAACTTGACGGTGTAGTTTATGAGTTTCGAAAGGGTAGTAAATCACACGCAAGAAGTAAAGAGATATACAAGCTGCTGGAGGAAATCATGAGCCACATAAAGAACTTCGACAACTTGGCACGCTGA
- the LOC133805693 gene encoding transcription factor bHLH91-like, giving the protein MYVDDGSCSFDPNDTAEATAGGSEDGFNSQMPPLLPSMNGFSAAEELAYHQQQHQHLPHSQEEVAIDMELQQQLAFSMENSYNIDINSTSQLVSFDHLQQQQEQPQWDNQDMAHNNIHRHQLQEPADLLNLFHLPRCSASSSSSITFANPTPKTDNFPSTSLAFLGDVPMGMDSSSSSSVLYDPLLHLNLPPQPPLFKDLFQSLPDGYAFPSAASRNGSLVSNGAMDMDGEGSGGVYQDGPEGMQFENGVLEFARDRACIDKGRDGRGTKHFASERHRRVQMSDKYQLLKSLVPNPTKNDRASIVGDAIEYIRELRRTVNELKILVEKKRRGIEANKRQKSEEDTAGEVENCNVKPDPDQSYIRSSWLQRKSKDTEVDVRIIDDEVTIKFVQRKKINLLLTASRVLDELQLDLRHVAGGHVGDTYSFLFNTKIYDGSSLYASAIANKLIDILDRQFTVIVPPTTSY; this is encoded by the exons ATGTACGTGGATGATGGAAGCTGCAGCTTTGATCCCAACGACACAGCCGAAGCCACTGCCGGTGGTTCTGAAGATGGATTCAACTCCCAGATGCCGCCACTGCTTCCATCCATGAACGGCTTTTCAGCTGCAGAAGAGCTTGCTTACCACCAACAACAACACCAGCATCTTCCTCATTCTCAAGAAGAAGTAGCCATTGATATGGAGCTTCAGCAACAACTCGCTTTCAGCATGGAGAACTCTTACAACATTGATATCAACAGCACTTCTCAGTTGGTGTCGTTTGATCATCttcagcagcagcaggagcagcctCAGTGGGACAATCAAGACATGGCTCACAACAACATCCATCGCCATCAACTTCAGGAGCCTGCTGATCTCCTCAACCTCTTCCACTTGCCTAGATGCTCAGCCTCGTCCTCTTCATCCATCACCTTCGCCAACCCAACCCCAAAAACAGACAACTTCCCAAGCACTTCCTTGGCTTTTTTGGGAGATGTTCCAATGGGAATGGACAGTTCTTCTTCCTCGTCTGTTCTCTACGACCCGCTGCTCCATCTGAACCTACCTCCGCAGCCTCCTTTGTTCAAGGACCTGTTTCAGTCTCTCCCAGATGGCTATGCCTTTCCCTCCGCAGCCTCAAGAAACGGATCCTTGGTCAGCAATGGTGCAATGGATATGGATGGAGAGGGAAGTGGTGGGGTTTATCAAGACGGTCCTGAAGGAATGCAGTTTGAGAATGGCGTGTTGGAGTTTGCAAGGGACAGGGCTTGTATTGACAAAGGAAGAGATGGCAGAGGGACCAAACACTTTGCTTCCGAGCGCCATAGGAGAGTGCAGATGAGTGACAAGTACCAACTGCTGAAAAGCTTGGTTCCTAACCCAACTAAG AATGATAGAGCATCAATAGTGGGAGATGCCATTGAGTACATCAGAGAGCTGAGGAGGACAGTGAATGAGTTGAAGATACTAGTGGAGAAGAAAAGGCGCGGCATAGAGGCTAACAAGAGGCAGAAATCGGAGGAAGATACTGCTGGAGAGGTAGAGAATTGCAACGTCAAGCCTGACCCTGATCAGTCCTACATAAGGAGCTCTTGGCTGCAGAGGAAATCTAAGGACACTGAAGTTGATGTTCGCATAATCGACGATGAGGTAACCATCAAATTTGTCCAGAGGAAGAAGATCAACCTCTTGCTCACTGCCTCCAGGGTGCTTGATGAACTTCAGCTTGATCTTCGCCATGTTGCAGGCGGACATGTGGGAGACACTTACAGCTTCTTGTTCAACACCAAG ATATATGACGGTTCTTCCTTGTATGCAAGTGCCATTGCCAACAAACTGATTGATATCCTGGATAGGCAATTCACTGTCATTGTTCCACCTACAACTAGCTATTAG
- the LOC133805694 gene encoding BTB/POZ domain-containing protein At5g17580-like has product MNSKTLELVASFCHGYEIHLSADNVVPLTCVAHYLGMTETQSKNNLLKRALTYFEQSVLSSWNQTLKALRTTDNILDQAVQLGLVGACVDSLITKALSDPRLLGEPINKSLISNDTSSEEDENDEDDEFNHRPSARRRLFVLNWQNEDLTTLSLRLYEPLIYEMIKRGVPLNYVTASLCNYVKKWVFPTFTSVVEEKLSLYESNSQREIIEAVERLLPRDRGLFIPCAILLQILRSAVFFKASLECTDGLEFRIGTSLHRATVNDLLILSQNQVCTREVQYDIDCIRRILKHFYGNYTSSHLSGLILVAELIEEFLAEIASDIDLKIETFIELAELAVSLSKGTQRNSDGLYKAIDIYLDKHKYLTESEREKLCQPLDFNNMSVQACDHAAKNERLPVRVTVQVLFAAQLQLRDSIMKEVQGSQGSRRFGEKEEELEEGDDEEEEEARLVVVGGGCGEESMRTEMEKMSMKRVELEKECYVINQEIERDESFRVEKKERKKKEKKMSLWREMKRKFGCISTSSNVSDSNCHERNKKKKM; this is encoded by the coding sequence ATGAACTCAAAGACTTTGGAGCTTGTTGCAAGCTTCTGTCACGGCTATGAAATTCATCTGTCAGCAGACAATGTGGTTCCACTCACTTGTGTTGCTCATTACTTGGGAATGACTGAAACTCAGTCCAAAAACAATCTTTTGAAAAGGGCTCTTACTTACTTCGAACAAAGTGTCCTCTCTAGCTGGAATCAAACCCTCAAGGCCCTTAGAACCACTGACAACATTCTTGACCAAGCAGTGCAACTTGGCCTTGTTGGTGCTTGTGTGGATTCTCTAATCACCAAGGCTCTCTCCGATCCTCGTCTTCTCGGAGAACCAATCAACAAGTCTTTGATCAGCAATGACACTAGTAGTGAGGAGGATGAGAACGATGAGGACGATGAGTTTAATCATCGGCCAAGTGCGAGGAGAAGGCTGTTTGTGCTGAATTGGCAAAATGAGGATCTAACAACACTGTCTCTCCGGCTCTATGAGCCTCTCATCTATGAGATGATCAAGAGAGGAGTGCCATTAAACTATGTGACTGCTTCTCTTTGTAACTATGTTAAGAAGTGGGTGTTTCCCACTTTCACATCAGTAGTAGAAGAAAAGCTCTCCTTATATGAGAGCAACTCACAGAGAGAAATCATTGAAGCGGTGGAGAGGCTTTTGCCTCGTGATAGAGGACTTTTCATCCCTTGCGCTATATTGCTCCAAATTCTAAGGTCTGCCGTGTTTTTTAAAGCTAGCTTGGAGTGTACAGATGGTTTGGAGTTTAGGATTGGAACAAGTCTTCATCGTGCAACTGTCAATGATCTCTTGATACTCTCTCAAAATCAAGTATGCACCAGGGAAGTTCAATATGACATTGATTGTATAAGAAGGATTTTGAAACACTTTTATGGAAACTACACAAGTTCCCATTTGTCAGGTTTGATTTTAGTGGCTGAACTAATCGAAGAATTCTTAGCTGAAATTGCTAGCGACATAGATTTGAAGATAGAGACATTCATTGAATTGGCTGAGTTGGCAGTGAGTCTTTCTAAGGGAACTCAGAGAAACTCTGATGGATTATACAAGGCCATTGACATCTACTTGGACAAGCATAAATATCTTACTGAATCAGAGAGAGAGAAACTGTGTCAGCCTTTGGATTTCAACAACATGTCTGTACAAGCTTGTGATCACGCAGCGAAAAATGAGAGGCTGCCGGTGAGGGTGACCGTGCAGGTATTGTTCGCGGCGCAGTTGCAGCTCCGAGACTCAATCATGAAGGAGGTTCAAGGCTCTCAAGGTAGCCGCCGGTTCGGCGAGAAAGAGGAGGAGTTGGAGGAaggtgatgatgaagaagaagaagaggctaGATTAGTGGTAGTAGGAGGAGGATGTGGTGAGGAGAGCATGAGAACAGAGATGGAAAAGATGAGCATGAAGCGGGTGGAGCTTGAAAAAGAGTGTTATGTGATAAATCAAGAGATTGAGAGAGATGAGAGTTTCAGAGTTGAGaagaaggagaggaagaagaaagagaagaagatgagTTTGTGGAGagaaatgaagagaaagtttGGGTGCATTAGTACTAGCAGCAATGTGAGTGATTCCAACTGCCATGAaaggaataagaagaagaagatgtaA